The window CAATTTCGGTTTTTGAATCCATGATTAGTGATGAAGGTGTTGCCAGTTTCAAAAACTCAATTCACACTGTAGAAAGGGTTTTCAAGAAGCCACCTGGTGAGATGAAGCTTTAGCGTTCTGGGGTTCTCACTCCTTGATGACTTGAGGCAGGATGTTGTAGAATTTTGCCCctgcatatgatggttttttttttcaaaaagtgtccGATGATGAGCAGGAAGGCTAAAGTTTTGGGCATTTCTGGTATTATACCCATGCAGGTCTTGCTGTCGAGTCTGCTGATTTGAGGTCGCCAGGAACGATGACTTCGTAGATGTAGAAACCCACAACTGTCATCAACTTCAGCTCCTTGAAATGTCCTCTGCAGCTGTCTCTCCATCCCAGCCCAGATAACAGCCTCACTGCTTTCCTTCTGAAGAACGAGCACACGTTCTAAGTTGTGTTGGGAAGACGCACCCCACGCCATTATACCATACCCTCATATTGCTCTCAAAAAGGGCATGGTAGGCAGTTAAAACTGCTTCAGGCGTGCTAACTGCTTGCGTTCTTCTGAGGGCGAATAGGGCACTGCTGAGTTTCCTGCAGAGAGAATCTATGTGGTCCTGCCAGTTCAGCGAGTCATCAATGATTACTCCCAAGATGTTTTGTCGCTCTTACCGGCCTGGAAGTCAGGCAAAGCTTGAGACATCTTGTTGTTTCTTGCTTCCAAAGATTGATTTGGGTAGTTCTTTGATTCATTGAAGACTAAGTCATTGCTCTGGCAGTATTCAATGGCAAGGTTTACagctataaaagaatttacttcAAGGGTTTTCTAAAGATTTGTTGCGCTGTTAACAAAACcgaatcgtcagcatacataactGTGTGGCTTAAAGGCTCAACCGTAACTGAGGCAGGTCATtcgtatataaaatgaaaagaatcGGGCCAAGGACCGACCCTTGTGGAACACCTCTTTTCACTGGTAGGAGGCTAGACCTAATCTTAGTCTCAAGACCATTCACCATCTGTCTGATCTCCACAAGCTGCTCACGATCACAGGTAAACTCTTAAACCACCTCATTGGATCATCCCGAAATCCAAGAAATCTCAGTTTTATCAAGTATTAGGTCATGGCCGAggacaatcaaaggccttactcaaGTCCATAAACATACCAATGACATTTTTGCCTTCATCCATGCTATCCACTATGTGTTCTACCATGTCAACAAGAGCTGTCTGAGTTGATTTTCTTGTGAAGGAAGCCATGTTGACTCGTTGTCAAGATATTGTTTGTTGTTAAGGTGCTCAAAGATTCTTATCAggacaattttttctataatcttttgaaaatgttgaacatGAGCGATATCGGCCTATAATTTTCAACACTGTGTTTGCTTCCGTTCTTATGCAGTGGAATGACTTTGGCGAATTTCATTTTCTTGGGAAACTCTCCACTTTGTAGGGACAGATTGGTAACATGTACTAGTGGGAGAAGCAACTCACTTTTACAGACCTTTACAATGCTTGATGATATCTCATCTAAACCAGCAGATGGTTTTACTTTCAGGCTATTTAGGACATCGCTTAGTTCTTTTGGAGAAGTCGGCTTGAGTACTAAAAGTGGAGATTGGATGTAAAGAGGTGTGTTTTGAGTTGCGGGTGGATGGACCTCCAGGGGATCTCGAAGGAcctttatttagtgttttttctgCTATGGTGGCAAAATGCTCATTAAAATAGTTAGATATTAAAGTCGGGTCTTCTACAATATTTCCAGAAATTTTTGAGATGATCCAGATTTCCTGCTGATTTTGTCTTTTTCAGGTGTCCTCTCATTGTTGATAGTGTTCCAAATGGCTTTGGATTTGTTTGTGGAGTTATTAATATGCTGAGCACTGAAGTTGCGTCTGATAGATTTCAGTTTGTTATCGTAGGTTCTTTTGTGCTGGGCAGCAGTTTGTTTGTCTTCTTCTTTTCCACTCATGATAAATTTTTCTTCAGCCTCAAGAAACTGTTGTTTGAGTGCTCTTGCTTCTGCATCACAGAGTGGTATAGTCTTAAAGTTGTTGTTTAATTCTCGATTTTTTTAGGGGACAAACCTTATCTAGAGCTGCTGTAATAAtcgaaagaaaattattgtaagctTCGTTGGCATCTTCTGTTTTGAATACAGTTGTCCCAATTTTCTTCCGCCAGGCAGTGTTTTAGGTTTGTTTGAGGCTACGATTATTGAGATGTTGTCTGACTGACGATGATGAAGTTTTCTTTCTAACTGGAAGGTTTAGTTTGCATAATTTGCCAGTATGGTCAGAAATGCCAGTGTTGAGAATCTCCACATCCATGTTCTGAATATTTCCACTGTCAACACATACGGCGTCAATTGAAGAGCGTGTATTCTGCGTGACTCTTGTTGGTGGTAGGGGTAACCTTTCCATGTTTGTATGAAAGTAAAAGCTCATTCAGCAGACTGCCTTCAGGAGTTTGCTTCAACAAGTCGATGTTAATATCACCAATCATCACCTTTATGCAGTTTTGAGATGGGAGTGTATCTAGCACATTCGTGATGACTTGAAGGGCTTGCGTGATAGCTTGGTTGCTGTTGGTGGGGGGTCTATATATTCCCAGTATGAATACACTGAATTTTTTTAGTAAGTTGGACTGTAACTGCAGACATTTCACATACCAAAGGGATGCTGTGATGTTCAATGTTTATTCCATGTATTTCGctatccaatatatatatatcgtatgggggacaaaggcagccttacaattattaaaaagtacgtaagaacaaagttcttgagtcataaattaaaaataatattaaaatctcccgtcacaaagctaaatccaaattactgagccagtttagaggacccatcctctaaaccactcagaccagccagaccaccagaaaacaatcgcaaagggcagttgtttttacaatgtgctcaattgtcctgagagtttgcgccacaatcacacgctATCCAATGTTTTGTGCTTAAAGATGGCTACTCAACCCTTTATATTGTCCTCCCTGCAAAAAGAAGAAACCAACTCATAGTTGATTAAACGAGTGTTACACATTTTGGTCAAAGTTTTGGCCGTGCTCTGTAATTACAACTACATGGGGATTCAGAGAATAGAGAAGGTGATTGAAGCGGTCTATTTTGTTACTTATTCGGTCAGCATTTTGGTGGAAGATGACCAAGGATTTTGTGGTTTGGGAGTCTGATCTGATCCCAACCTCACAGTTGTTATGATGATCCATTGTCCACTTGTTCTGCCCATTTCCGGAGTAGAAGACTTTGGTTGTTGGAATATCCCTGGAAGGATATGTCACTTTCTTCCGCCCCTTCTTCTTGTAACTCATTTCTAAAAAAGAAGTTTGGTCTGAACACCTGACTGCCTCCTCCCGTTGTTCTCGGCTGCAATTCAATTGTCCTTTGGCTAGTTTCCCCCTGTCCGATGGTCAAAACTGAATGGTCCCCTGTCATCTAACTGTCAAAAAGATGTAATTTAGATGGTCCTACTCAAGGaacaatatattatgtttaaaactttaaattcattttagGTGCGGGTCTTGGAAAAACTCAAAATGGTATTAAGAGTGCAATAAAACCAAAATTGAAGTTTGATAAGGCTGGAATGGGATATGACCACAGCATGGAATTTACTGATCATTGGTgggaaaatatatacaacaatgctTTGAGTGCCACAACCATACAAGACGTAAGTGTAATATCGCTCAGTAGTTGTAAGCTGTAAAGCTAGAACCAGTAATTGACTTTCTTGGGAGCTGCGAGTGTGGGGAGTGCCTGCATGTGTCAATCCCTACGCTTTTTGACAGCACCGACCACCCCTCAAGAGCCCCTAGAGTctataataacattaattgaCTAGCCatttattaagtttagttttaaaactggTTGTATTGCCTAAGTTATTCAGGGACTGAGAGATCTTTTCAAAAAAacttcctatatatatatatactgtatatataaaacttgtttgGTTTCGtacaattttttacagaaaacgTATTTCTTTACTGAAtgctataattaattatgttgcGTGATATTTGATTCTAATAGACTATTGTTGAgattataaaaaatggttttttgatatataaaatgatGGAACATGGAGGAGTTTGTTTAATCATAAAGCATTTCTGCATGATTCTCTATGctttaaatgttcaatatacCTACTTGCTCTTTTTTGTGAAATGAGGattctttgtaaatttttttgaagaGGAACCTCATAGTATGATTGAATATATAATGTGTGAATAGAAGAAAGCgtaataacaatgtaattttttgataattttgttgaaattatcAACCTGTTTCTTCCAGTTCAGAAGAGAATCTACTTTAATACCCAGAAATGTAGTatcatttactttttctttttcagTATCACCCAGAATTATATTAAGTaagagatttgtttttttaacttaaaatttatatatttggtctTTGAAGGATTTactatcatattaatattttagaaataactaaaaatctAATTGACCaagatatatagatatatatatatatatatatatatatatatatatatatatatatatgtatatctcaATTTCTAACAATGAGGGAgacctattaatatttattatagttgtaGCATGTTTAGTAATGTCGTTAACAAAGACAAGGAACAAGAGAGGGCCCAGGAAGGAACCCTAAGGGACTCCAGCCTTTATATTGTCGATATCGGAATAAAACTCTGAGGTAACTTTTGTGATTTATCTGTACAAACTGACATCTGTTATGTGCATAATTTGCAAACCAATCCAAACACCATCTGTGTATAccaattttgaaaagttttctttttaaaatatcaaaattaacaaGATTAAATGCTTTGCTAAGATAAAGAAACACGCAACAACTTTCTCTTAAAGTCTTAAgcatcaattatattttcaacaaattatattaatgctGATTAGTTGATTTATTAGGGCTGAAGCCAAATTGtttgggatttaatttttttagtttctgaaATGTTTAAAGTTTGGTTGTAGACTActctttctataattttttaaaaagaaggcAAAATAGATATTGGGTGATATAGCTATCCATAAATATTTGCTTCCTGTAGGGAGCGGTTGGCAATGTGAGTAATAGGCTTTACAATTTCATCTGCACACTCCTTAAccactaaaagtaattttttatttgtctacTTTTATGCACGCTGAACTTTAAGTTAGATTTGTACATAAAGAACAGATCACCAAGAGTGtgtcttaatatttttgttaggcTACACTAATGatagaaaatgtatacaaatctTTCAGGGTGAAGAACAAAACTCTCCAGGAATACATCagagaaagaaaacagaaaaaaagaagaGGATTGGTTCAGACAACTTGTACGAGGCTTGTGAAGGCCGAACTGCTCACAAGTAAGCATAAATTTTTTGTGCTTTGTTACAAAACTTTTCAaggtgtttgtaaatattattatgccCTTAAGTACAtgtttttcagttaaaagtatAGATAGCATATGTAACATACACAATGGAGTTggatttatacaaatgtttatgcAACCAGCTCAAATATGGCTTCAATTATAGCATAAAAATAAGACCAAAACATTAGATGTACCCCTTTAGCTGGTCTGATCTGTGGCCAAGAAGTGATagcaaaaaatatcaaacattcttACCACAGTTATCAACATTTGTGTTTAATGGCAAAATAGCTTTCATGTCTAATATATACAGGATTGGTTGAAAAAACTCCCtattattatttggtaataagtttttattttttacatttatcagtcaaaaaaatatttttaattatagtataagtattttatagtttGACAGTTCACCAGTTTGTTTTACACTTATCGTAAACCTGTCAAAAGTTTGTGTAATAAAGATCATTTATCTGCAaagtatttattgataattaacaATGAGAAGTTTCAGATAAATGAACAatctcaaaattcaatatttaagcGTTGTATTTTGTTACCAGTTTTACAAACTTCTTTAATATTTGCTATAAACTTCTACAAAGAGTCTTAACCTTTTGGCCATTGTAGACGAGTATACTCGCAAGCAGAGCACGTGCCTTCATCGCTGTCAAGTGTTCTCGCACCACGCTATTGGCGCTCTGGTGAAGTCACATGAGCTATTCACGCCAATCAGCTGTCTGGTGTGTGTTCTAATTGGCCAAGAGTCGGAGCGAGATCTTGTGTGGCGTGGATGGGGATTGGTGGTGGGGGGGTTAAGCGGGAAAAAATGAGACACGAATCCTGCTACATGTGTGAGAATAGCAACGTCGCTTTATATGGTGTTCCATGTATTTCAGAACACCGCGAACTAAAAATCTTCTGGTATTGTATTCTAAAATTGTCCTATAGTAAAACAACTGTGggataaactgttttatttgtatcCTAATCAAAATTAGCCGATACACTTTCAAAGTTTCTTTTTAAGAATGAAATCTAAATACACtggaaaataattaacataagcAAGAAATAGTTTTCTACAACATGTACGGTTACCAAAGGTGAATGAAACGACTGCGGTGCCCTGGCTGACACCACACCGTCTAAGTTTAGTTGAGAAAAACTCAGCACAGCTGGCTCGCCCGGCTGTACAATCTACAGCGGTAAAAGGGTTAAGGTACATTCGACAATGTCTGGAAGTTTTTTGTGTAAAtcaacatagttttaaataaccaatgaaaaaatgtatatatgtatgttaggtattaatattttatgtacaattttacataaagcaagcatacataaaataaactttttaacattacAGATTAAGCTATCTTTTCAATCTCAACCTTGGAATTTGCAAGAATTGATAATTCTTGGTGTTTTACAGGGGTGCGAGGCATGGTCTACAGCTTAGTGCCAAACTGCACAGGCTAGAACAACAAGAGAAAATGCTGCTTCAGAgaaataacaatagttttatgGAAGATTCTGCTTGTCAGGTTGTAGATAAATCTGAAGCTGAGAAAAGTGAAAAAGAATCGCATCTCTCTGAACAAAGTTTAAGTGAAGGCCATCTTTCTTCAGATAGAGGATATGACTATTCAAATGATGTTAAAACTAGAAAATCtgaacagaaaactaaaaaatgcaaaaagaagcgTTTCAAAGATTCTAAATGACATAGAATatctttacaataaatttgtatataccgAAAATACAATAAATTGCATCAATATTAATACagattatcaattattttttgaCCCAATTGCATAAGATGATCTAATTAAACACAAATGAATACAATACTTTCTGgattcaaaatatttctttttaaatacgaTATATCAGATTGGACCTCTTTTTTCATCCAACGATGCAATTTCTTGCAGAATTTCAGTCCAATAAATGAGTCTTTGgttaaagaatgaaaaatttgtatGATTGCTGTCGTAGTGTAAAATATTCAACAGATTCTATGCTGTTTGTACATTCAGCACCAGTTGAGTACTAATTGTAAAGGATGGCCTGTGCAAGGAACAAAGTGAGCAAGTAAGCTATTAGTTCTGTCTTATAGCAACCTGACATGTTAACAGCATTATCATACTTTGTCCTCCACAGTCAATAATGTTTCAATCTAAAGTTACAAGAGTGGAAACCGCAACCTTTTCCATATCCTTGGTACCCACATTTTGTAATGTGTTTGTTAAGTGATCCATCAAACTCacctatacaataataaatatcaattaatcCACACTGTATACATGGGGAGTTGAGGAAACAATAATGGACAAATATTCTGTCACCTTATGTGccacaattttagtttttacatgatagttataaaatgaaaataaaatattgcggAAGCTATATAGAAGACACTGCTATACTTTTTTTTTTCCAAAGCGAACTACATGGTCAGCCATAAACAGATAATATTTACCCAAAAGCTTCATTCAACAACATAACTTTCCACAAAAAAAAGGGAGGTCCTAGAGaggttaaatttaataatttttgtgataaaaatatttgttccgTAACAAACACGACACCTATCTTCCTAACAGCTGTAAATAGTTTTAGTACAAGTACTTGATATGAGTGAAAAGTAGGGTGGGAGTTGTAACATGTACAATTACACAGCAGGGTCTGTGTTTGCAGCCAACTCACATATTTTACAAGGAGGAAGTAGATTATGGATTTTTAACTTTATGTGTTAAAGGtacagaatgtttaaaaaatgtggacCAACATTTTTAGAAGtatgtaaaaagattttattagCCAGAAACAAAACCTTGTACTTCAACCTTCAACCAAAAACATGTACTCATCACCTACTTAGTAAAGTGCATGAAACTATGTTCCTATCCAATTTAGCGATGTATGATGTATAATAATTCCCCTAATTTTATATCAGTGACAGTCAGCTGGGGAATACTTCCGAATCAGATCCTAGCTATAATAAGATTTCTAGGCTTAATACATTGTTATACCAACCAATCATGCAATGAATAGttgctataaataataattctagaAATTTCTTTGATACTCATAAACTTACATTATGGTACGACACACGAACTTCCATAACGTTGTGGCAATGGTGTCACTTAAGTGGCCAGATTTATGTTTGTTCATAGGATTTGAGGAAGTAGTTTACACAAACATATCACTCCCAGGTCAGAggattgtattattttttcacaCAGTTTCAGAAGGGAGGTGTCTTGAGCTCATTGAATACACCAACTTCAATTACACAGCAAAACATAGTTTGATGTTAATTGTCTGGTTTAGGATTTACTCAACTTCGAAACTGCGGGAAGGGACTGAAACTGTCACGCAGAATCACCAGTTGAAACTAATTTCCAATTCTCAGAAGAACATGAGAGAAGTAATGCTTGTAAAGCAGGGGCTTTTCTAAATCCATTAGATTAGTCATATTATTGAATGGTATCAACTCTCCTTATAGATATGATTGTAAAGTTATCGAGTTTTACAGAGTAgcctatatttcaatatttcttttaatttggcgCCCTTCCTTAAATGATGGGCTATCCAGGGGAATGGGTTTAAAACCCACTGTTGAaacattaattcattttaaatcaatTCTCTGTGCTCAAAATTATTTATGGTTATTAATAATATGAGAATTATTTCAATCATTCTCAAGGATTTTATTGGTGAAGatagacaggagaatactttctttcgctatattaaatattgtttattaaaccaTAATTCATTTAAACTACAAAGCATTCTAAATTggcattcaataaaataattgtccaATATTCCACATATTCAATCCTTCAATTGGTTACAGGACCACTTATCTTCCAAAAGATTTCTCAAGAAAGgtcttcaaataaattaaattaaaattcaattcttCTTGATTGGaaattaactttcttataaaattcaaataaaataaaacatttctaaatttaattcaaaataaatcaacTTATTCTCTATTATAATGAaactaaatcaatattaaattaaaacttaattcaaaaaTTCTTCATGCCACGTATTCTACTTCCTGTTACAGTTGGCACAGATTCCAAGTTAAACTAATCattctatatttttcaaaaattatttacttcaaatctTGAAATTGTAATGAATTATAATCTTGGAATTATTCTGACAgttgtattaaaagtattatagtattagtaatagtattaaaattgtaaattatacttCAACAAAATCTTGCTTTAACTTGTAATACCTTGCAATCTTCGTTAATAATTCAGTTAAGTTCCAAATTTCTGTTATCTAATTGTATTAAAGAAATACTATATTCCCtgtaaaaaaaacctaattaattGACAATAATTTCCCCTCAAAAATTTCTAGTTACGCAAAATTCCATACAGAACGGTTTTTGGACACATGAAAATGAAATGCAAACAAATACCACGCTAAAGATTGAAAATGCGCAAAAATCGTGAGTCAGAGCTTTAAACCCTTCACTAGCCTAAATGACCTCATAACCGAAGCTCCTCATTGGCCTCTGACCATCCAATCATAACGATGAAAAAATTGTCAACTGTTCTACCCTATTGTAATCAGTTATCATAGTCGACTTACAGAGAATCAGCTGCCTTTCTGTACCATTACCTACCTTCACGGatcctttcttgagaaatttcatttttaatttacctatgCATTATAACAATtctacttatattaaaaaaaatttaacatatttcctcctggaattattttttaatttttttaatgtagcaaATGCTACAATCTTGTTTTTGCTTTTTGAATTTGGTCCTTTTTCCACTTGAAAATTGTCTACATAGATTATAATTAGACCTTTGCCCTGTAAAGGCTTAATTCCTTCTAAATAAGCAATTCTTTTATCAtgtatttcttgtttttatattaaaatgttttctttttttcttcatttaaatccAAGATTTCTTTTTCCTCCAAAGTTCATTTAAAAGTAGATTAACTGTTGGTATGCAGTGTttctctaaattaaaattataaacagtcCTTTTTATGACACTTTTGTCCAATCTGGTTATAAGCTTTCCCACAAAGTTCCTTTTATTCGAGGTTGAAGATTGTTTATATCACTATTACTCTTTATTTAATTCTCTGTAGATTTTTGTGACAACGTTTTTGCATACACCAAAGGCTGCTACAATTCTTTTGCGTACTTCCGATATAGGAAGAATCACTTTATCAACAGCTTCGCGCTTCATAAATCAGtacaatacatttgaaataatttcatgATTCCGGCTATGAATAACGTGTCCATTTAATATTGACTGAAGTCTGTTTTCCATTGTTGAAGCCTAGCAAACTAAAAGTAATGTACACCTATACTACTACACTAATACTATCACCGATGGGAAGGATGAATCGACTGGATGAATAAAAAttggaagttattgttagtaaactGTTTGATAAGTtgaaacacagaaataaacaagctaaattttaatataactaccGTTATTGTAGTTGTAATAGTGGTCAACTTTCAAACTTGGATATCTGTTCTTTTTGATTCGAGAATAGATATCAAGATTTAGCTTTGTTCTTGATTTTTGGTTGAAATTTAATTCAGAAGATTTCAATTATCCCTGAGTAAGCTTTCCCTGGCGATTGGTAGTAGAGTTGTTTTACTGTGAATGTTATAAACTCTGACCCTTTGCCCTCTTTTTATTAGTtcataagtattatatttaactattttaagacCTAGTACTTCAAAATCTTTCCCTGGAAACCCTCCCCTGCTAGTATGGGAGGGTTCCATGCCCTCGAATATCTGGTGTTTTGGACTCCCCCAGAGAGATTTCTGTGTGTGCCACTGACTATCACAATGTAACCAACATAAATCCAATACTATATCACTCAACGAGTAAACCATGACTGCACATCATTGACTGACCGATGTCTATGAGACAACTGAATATATCAGTTCTTGTCCCTTGGGTCACGGGAAATACCGAAGGGATAAACTCCAAGGGAAAACCCAGCATTCTTTAACATAGGCCTCTCTTTCAATGCTGCCTGGTTATCTGTGAAAATTTTAATCGCCCTTCTCCTGTACCGCAGACGCAAATTCTCACGAACACACCCCGTATTGGCTGTGACTTCTGCCTGAAAGACTGGGATAAGGAACCACCATCCCTACACGGTCTCCTCCCACTATTCCGGCGTCTGTGCCACTTTTTTAGAGCCGTTTGTAAACCATTGCAGCTCCTCTTCCCTCCGATGAAGCATCCGTAGTAGGTATAACAATCATGAACCTTTCCAGTAAACCCCCACAGTTGGGGACCTTATCAAGGAttacgcccaggtacttgaccacGGACTTTTACTGAATGGAAGAGCCTCTCAATAAGAATGGACCAATACCCTCCAACTGATGCATTCTTGTAGAGGCAACCACGGCAGCTTTGGTGGAGTTGACCCTAAGGCTTATACCATCACAACAGTTCCCCACCATTTTATGAACAGCATTAGTCAGTTCCATTACAGTTGTGTTGAACTACcgctcacaagaatcacaatgtcATCGGCGTATCCCTGTGAAAAGACACCACTGCTGTTCAAAGACACGAGCAGATTGTCTGCAACTAGGTTCTACAGAAGGTCCTTGCACTAATGCTTGCTTCCATAAGAGTGCTGGTAACCACCTAGTGtgtgagcaaggcccttatcCAGTTACATATTTGACCAACAATACCACGTCTCGAAACTACATTGACAATCGCCTGAATGCTtgtattgtcaaaagctccttcgaTGTCCAGAAAGACATTTAAGGCTACTTCTTTCGCCACTTGCgccttctcaatcctgcatacaaAATGATGCAGGGTTGAGTCGCATGGTCTTCTTGGAGTGTAAGCATGCTGATTTGGATGTAGAGGGCACTCCAAGATAGATACATCTGAAACAAACCTATCAATCATCTTCTGggttttaagaaggaaaaagGACAGACATATTGGTCTAAAGCATTTAGGTCCATCCAGGCTAGACCTCCCCTGCTTCAAGAGTATAAACATTCCCCCAGATACCGACAGGACAGAGGAATATACCTGAGGGCCTGAACAGCCTGCATAGCAGAGGAAGGACAATTTCCTACCCCCGCTACAAGCAAACCGATCTCACGCCGTCTCCCTCAGGAGCTTTATATGGAGTAAACAAATAAATCGCCTACTCAATCCTTTTGAAGTTAGATTGTCGTCTGATTTCTTCAGCTGCACTGTATTGTGAATCCGATTCCTGATATACCATCATAT of the Homalodisca vitripennis isolate AUS2020 chromosome X, UT_GWSS_2.1, whole genome shotgun sequence genome contains:
- the LOC124368704 gene encoding G patch domain-containing protein 4, with translation MGYDHSMEFTDHWWENIYNNALSATTIQDGEEQNSPGIHQRKKTEKKKRIGSDNLYEACEGRTAHKGARHGLQLSAKLHRLEQQEKMLLQRNNNSFMEDSACQVVDKSEAEKSEKESHLSEQSLSEGHLSSDRGYDYSNDVKTRKSEQKTKKCKKKRFKDSK